A region from the Curtobacterium sp. MCBA15_012 genome encodes:
- a CDS encoding Mu transposase C-terminal domain-containing protein → MNQWVRWLRDDRQITWQGQEAKILRMGTTVQLADLNGERLPDVPVCDFALGVRSALLPVLDRPRSFAVEKKMTPKALKRFEKDKAILLLLQTGLKASDPINAVPPPALNPKFHTQAERTTTLAKIRARKPRKNGRQDKHSVDWLSERRRLERLLKRYREGGLLALIDPRYIAPRKIQTGEALLDELTTFLNDRRVKSTTTVSAKIVLFRHHCRKNGIFPDLPTDRTIRSRVNLLMARREEFRGSASAQISAGKRPEPAELQRLTSRAGELVLFDTTTVNVWVIDPVTRETYRPELTIALDHYTRAVVGMSVTKTTSAFGVVLCLADVLRPKTTELVAEWTESGEQPAPQTFIGVPAGVAWFPGFHPEAVGVDNGMPFRATATSGEMARIGTSLEPQRALTPTDKAQVERVFRTIKDLFEALLSAFTGGSVHEKGEDPRAEAVWTGEEYERRMRQFIDLYNHRLHTGLRHERDPYVDLSPYVMWALSLEETGMLPDVTAAHEWIRFLPSVQATISASSLTARKLKYRSASLREIQRDGRALDGNKIRVYYDPSDLRRTYCFDGDGMLHSLRWDKLTAHTPRFGETATNWINTALLEKAPTQKQFTERLLDLLDEFDADTPVAATVRRKSIGERIVGIQTDRLRDEDLEPIEDDPIEDDALTVEPIGSVTAALEAGDEEAETQHKLAPVTPIGPRKRLRRVDAQRNGW, encoded by the coding sequence ATGAACCAGTGGGTGCGGTGGCTCCGGGACGACCGACAGATCACCTGGCAGGGCCAGGAGGCGAAGATCCTGCGCATGGGGACGACCGTGCAGCTCGCGGACCTCAACGGCGAGCGGCTGCCCGATGTCCCGGTCTGCGATTTTGCACTCGGTGTCCGGAGCGCGCTCTTACCGGTGCTTGACCGGCCGCGGTCGTTTGCCGTCGAGAAGAAGATGACGCCGAAGGCGTTGAAGCGCTTCGAGAAGGACAAGGCGATCCTCCTGCTACTGCAGACCGGCCTTAAGGCTTCAGATCCGATCAACGCCGTTCCCCCGCCTGCGCTGAACCCGAAGTTCCATACCCAGGCGGAGCGCACCACGACGTTGGCGAAGATACGGGCCCGCAAGCCGAGAAAGAACGGCCGGCAAGATAAGCACTCCGTGGACTGGCTGTCGGAACGGCGCCGCCTCGAACGACTGCTCAAGCGATACCGCGAGGGCGGATTGCTCGCACTCATCGATCCTCGATACATTGCGCCGCGGAAGATCCAGACCGGTGAGGCACTCCTCGACGAGCTGACAACCTTCCTTAACGATCGTCGAGTGAAATCGACGACGACTGTGTCTGCGAAGATCGTGCTCTTTCGCCACCACTGTCGGAAGAACGGCATCTTCCCCGACCTGCCGACCGATCGCACCATCCGCAGCCGCGTCAACCTCTTGATGGCCCGACGCGAAGAGTTCCGCGGATCCGCGTCGGCCCAGATCTCCGCGGGAAAGCGGCCCGAACCGGCGGAGCTCCAGCGGTTGACGAGCCGTGCCGGGGAACTGGTTCTGTTCGACACCACCACCGTGAACGTGTGGGTCATCGACCCCGTCACACGCGAAACATACCGTCCAGAGTTGACCATCGCGCTCGATCACTACACCCGGGCGGTTGTCGGCATGAGCGTGACCAAGACGACCTCCGCTTTTGGAGTCGTCCTCTGCCTCGCCGATGTACTCCGGCCGAAGACCACTGAACTCGTGGCCGAATGGACTGAATCGGGCGAACAGCCGGCGCCCCAGACCTTCATCGGCGTTCCTGCCGGAGTCGCCTGGTTCCCCGGATTTCACCCGGAAGCCGTCGGCGTCGACAACGGCATGCCCTTCCGAGCAACGGCCACATCAGGCGAGATGGCCCGCATCGGAACCTCCCTTGAGCCGCAGCGCGCGCTGACGCCGACGGACAAGGCGCAGGTCGAGCGAGTGTTCCGAACGATCAAAGACCTGTTTGAAGCGCTGCTCTCGGCCTTCACGGGCGGATCCGTGCACGAGAAAGGCGAAGACCCCCGTGCCGAAGCGGTGTGGACCGGCGAGGAGTACGAGCGCCGAATGCGCCAGTTCATTGACCTTTACAACCATCGCCTGCACACCGGTCTCCGCCACGAGCGTGACCCGTATGTCGATCTCAGTCCGTACGTGATGTGGGCGCTCTCCCTCGAAGAGACGGGCATGCTTCCAGACGTCACTGCCGCGCACGAGTGGATTCGCTTCCTCCCGTCCGTGCAGGCGACCATCTCGGCAAGCTCTCTCACCGCGAGAAAGCTCAAGTACAGGAGCGCTAGCCTCCGAGAGATTCAGCGAGACGGCCGCGCACTGGACGGCAACAAGATTCGTGTCTACTACGACCCATCTGACCTACGCCGGACGTACTGCTTCGACGGCGACGGGATGCTGCACTCGTTGCGATGGGACAAGCTCACCGCGCACACCCCCAGATTCGGTGAGACCGCAACCAACTGGATCAACACGGCGCTCCTCGAGAAGGCGCCGACCCAGAAGCAATTCACTGAGCGCCTCCTCGACCTCCTGGACGAATTCGACGCCGACACCCCTGTAGCCGCCACGGTCCGGCGGAAGAGCATCGGGGAGCGCATCGTCGGAATTCAAACGGACCGACTCCGAGACGAAGATCTAGAACCGATTGAAGACGACCCGATCGAGGATGACGCCCTGACAGTCGAGCCGATCGGCTCCGTGACGGCGGCGCTCGAAGCAGGCGACGAGGAGGCCGAGACTCAGCACAAGCTTGCGCCCGTCACGCCGATCGGTCCACGCAAGCGGCTGCGACGCGTCGACGCGCAAAGGAATGGCTGGTGA
- a CDS encoding TniB family NTP-binding protein: MSSDVQGGTADTDVHLNRLSAADRAFIEETENEATLDPGTKSMREVRAMTPDERLVYQHQRAQWQASMPFLYTPVADRALTALTVSALAATNKPVHQRGVPVVSGPPGVGKSFIVRQFAVNELRRLARLDHLLGIAPDPARDFDVTERSVLYIVLEDGVDVRGMYFTILRELGWPAERRDPSVQVQRALHACRTRLLVLDEIHNVKFDGQTGRHVHLALKWLTNIGIRVVLCGNDIGWMLTDPPKRPLETSRRGSKGRWIPIPVEAMPYNTSDDREAWGALLLEYELRLRLPGQPSREGWLSVGLADYLWVSTLGYLNSLATLIDSAAAAAAWDGSERITRDVLDEILLEEHVQSSRTTRLALLDRGKYDFALQADV; this comes from the coding sequence GTGAGTAGCGACGTGCAAGGCGGCACCGCGGACACTGACGTACATCTGAACCGTCTCAGCGCTGCGGACCGTGCATTCATTGAGGAGACCGAGAACGAGGCCACTCTGGACCCCGGCACGAAGAGCATGCGGGAGGTGCGAGCCATGACGCCTGACGAGCGCCTCGTTTACCAGCACCAACGTGCCCAGTGGCAAGCGAGCATGCCGTTCCTGTACACGCCTGTTGCGGACCGTGCGTTGACAGCACTGACAGTCAGCGCCCTGGCTGCAACGAACAAGCCCGTCCACCAGCGGGGCGTTCCGGTAGTTTCCGGTCCGCCAGGAGTCGGGAAGTCCTTCATCGTCCGTCAATTCGCAGTGAACGAGCTCCGACGCCTCGCGCGCCTCGACCATCTTCTTGGTATTGCGCCGGACCCAGCCCGGGACTTTGACGTCACCGAACGATCGGTTCTGTACATCGTCCTCGAAGACGGAGTCGACGTGCGAGGCATGTACTTCACGATCCTTCGTGAACTCGGATGGCCGGCTGAACGCCGCGACCCGTCAGTTCAGGTGCAACGTGCTCTCCATGCATGCCGCACGCGGCTGCTCGTCCTCGATGAGATTCACAACGTCAAGTTCGACGGACAGACCGGACGCCACGTGCACCTCGCCTTGAAGTGGCTGACGAACATTGGCATCCGTGTCGTGCTGTGTGGCAACGACATTGGGTGGATGCTCACCGACCCACCCAAACGCCCCTTGGAGACATCCCGTCGCGGGTCTAAAGGGCGCTGGATCCCGATCCCCGTAGAGGCTATGCCCTACAACACAAGCGACGACCGGGAAGCCTGGGGCGCTCTGTTGCTGGAGTACGAACTGCGACTGCGGCTCCCAGGACAACCGAGCCGGGAAGGGTGGCTCTCTGTGGGCCTCGCCGATTACTTGTGGGTGAGTACCCTCGGCTACCTGAACAGCCTCGCGACGCTTATCGACTCGGCCGCAGCTGCTGCAGCGTGGGATGGCTCTGAACGAATCACGCGCGACGTCCTTGACGAGATCCTCCTCGAGGAACACGTCCAGTCGAGTCGGACGACGCGCCTCGCGCTACTCGACCGCGGGAAGTACGACTTCGCGCTTCAAGCCGATGTCTGA
- a CDS encoding TniQ family protein: MSDRDRPLRRSTVLSVRPRLYRDEWLHSAINRWAWYIFGVSRGTLLDEFGLEQLSEHEIRQLGNRVDGDVLANMAGAVGISADAIRGMTMATIQGPAVSLTDRPSMASRRLWARGSGTRYCPDCLRERPGVFLRSWRLTWTFACTEHRRILLDACPTCLLPVHELTGRSRFLWDPNRCRANIDGGLPVTPCGAELIDDWGENKLSLQSPVLLAQERIHSTIDSDPDRERFFSTLRGVASALRAAGEIDIIASLSGMPADGLVGLIEPEERVGLTPPSNAYAAAALFAAAVMVMTADDELMSPLIRQVTFARSPGHVPRGTGFGPGSPLETLARWGMPTGRMRERVLVAHDQDFSMTHRLVYGSTISSSTRARLGAESSSRRPFVHPSDMPPLLWTEWAARLDSGGRANESFLRAALTAAVLTVDNGDHLVALPEVVQESGASDRMTRLTRLLRPNMIGGPKNADRLVKAVTELAVILTLDPSPIDYRRRRELDWFMILTKPDWRDLCDASGHNPGGDVRLRNAKRYLFQRATLAPLLALPPELAMGRHRQDTAEYSRFRASVTAELQEGLDSYLRGLIDATGLREPVTWVPDRSRARLARVGRDLEDIDWVRLHELRGEGCPDGQMARELNRTIRHCLWAGDARPHPSGARVETIDWSIALQARSR, translated from the coding sequence ATGTCTGACAGAGATCGGCCGCTGCGCCGGTCAACCGTGCTGTCGGTGCGACCGCGGCTGTACCGTGACGAGTGGTTGCACTCGGCGATCAATCGCTGGGCCTGGTACATCTTCGGGGTCTCTCGCGGCACCCTCTTGGACGAGTTCGGACTCGAACAGCTCTCGGAGCACGAGATTCGCCAGCTCGGGAACCGCGTTGACGGCGACGTGCTCGCCAACATGGCAGGTGCAGTCGGCATCTCAGCGGATGCGATCCGTGGCATGACGATGGCGACGATCCAAGGGCCAGCGGTCTCCTTGACTGATCGGCCATCGATGGCGAGCCGGCGCCTATGGGCACGGGGATCGGGAACACGGTACTGCCCGGATTGTCTCCGCGAACGGCCTGGGGTCTTCCTGCGGTCGTGGCGTCTGACGTGGACCTTCGCGTGCACGGAGCATCGTCGGATCTTGCTCGACGCGTGTCCGACGTGTCTTCTCCCTGTACACGAACTAACGGGAAGGAGCCGCTTCCTTTGGGACCCGAACCGGTGCCGGGCGAACATCGACGGCGGGCTGCCCGTGACACCCTGCGGAGCCGAACTCATTGACGACTGGGGCGAGAACAAGCTCTCACTGCAGAGCCCGGTCCTCCTCGCTCAGGAACGGATCCACAGCACCATCGATAGCGATCCGGACCGGGAGAGGTTCTTCTCGACTCTTCGGGGCGTTGCCTCGGCACTGCGAGCCGCGGGCGAGATCGACATCATCGCATCGTTGAGCGGTATGCCAGCCGACGGGCTGGTTGGCCTGATCGAGCCCGAAGAAAGAGTGGGGCTCACTCCGCCGAGCAACGCGTATGCCGCGGCAGCGCTCTTCGCCGCCGCCGTGATGGTCATGACCGCCGACGACGAACTGATGAGCCCGCTGATCCGACAGGTCACTTTCGCCAGATCGCCCGGCCATGTGCCTCGCGGAACAGGCTTCGGACCAGGTAGCCCGCTAGAGACTCTCGCTCGATGGGGGATGCCGACCGGGCGGATGCGGGAGCGGGTTCTCGTGGCACATGACCAAGACTTCAGCATGACCCATCGACTCGTCTACGGCTCGACGATATCCTCATCCACGAGAGCTCGCCTCGGAGCAGAGTCGAGTTCTCGACGGCCTTTTGTGCACCCGTCTGACATGCCGCCGTTGCTGTGGACCGAGTGGGCAGCGCGATTGGATAGCGGCGGCCGGGCCAACGAAAGCTTTCTCCGCGCGGCTCTGACGGCCGCAGTACTGACCGTCGACAACGGCGATCATCTCGTCGCACTTCCGGAAGTAGTGCAGGAGTCAGGAGCGTCAGACCGGATGACACGACTGACCCGGTTGCTCCGACCGAACATGATCGGCGGTCCGAAGAACGCGGACCGCCTCGTGAAAGCCGTCACGGAACTGGCCGTGATCCTTACCCTCGACCCATCGCCGATTGACTACCGGAGGCGCAGGGAGCTCGACTGGTTCATGATTCTGACCAAGCCCGACTGGCGGGACCTGTGCGATGCTTCGGGCCACAATCCAGGGGGTGACGTTCGCCTTCGTAACGCCAAGCGGTACCTGTTTCAGCGCGCAACACTCGCCCCGCTGTTGGCGCTGCCTCCCGAGCTAGCAATGGGAAGGCATCGGCAGGACACGGCCGAGTACTCCCGCTTCCGAGCGTCCGTCACAGCCGAACTGCAGGAGGGCCTCGACTCGTACCTCCGCGGGCTCATCGACGCGACGGGTCTTCGCGAGCCGGTGACCTGGGTACCGGACCGCAGTCGTGCGCGGTTGGCAAGGGTCGGGAGGGATCTCGAGGACATCGACTGGGTCCGACTTCACGAACTACGCGGCGAAGGGTGTCCGGACGGACAAATGGCGCGCGAGCTGAATCGCACCATTCGGCACTGCCTTTGGGCGGGTGACGCCCGACCTCATCCAAGCGGCGCTCGTGTCGAGACCATCGACTGGTCCATCGCACTACAAGCTAGATCTCGTTGA
- a CDS encoding pentapeptide repeat-containing protein has translation MWITYRRHELARDEDWTKRYNEAISHIGSDSEASRIGGFFALERMGIDSKRDHWRTIQVLAAYVRHPHKDDLEYRDISGKQVMAPSVAAAMAALATLCRERGPEGTVDLSNSTIPESKLDGANLRGAIFEGANMQRATLSGADLGKANFSGAELQGATLHKIDARGSSFHGADLQGAQFQKSDLRRAHFGISDLRSASFQNTRLEGAVFYRQRVKQGAARNTTQRQLAAAASWDEETIWPPGSSPTEQTKAWSASTAEQN, from the coding sequence TTGTGGATCACCTACCGCCGGCATGAGTTGGCACGGGACGAGGACTGGACAAAGCGGTACAACGAAGCTATCAGCCACATCGGTTCCGATAGCGAGGCATCGCGTATTGGCGGCTTCTTTGCGCTAGAGCGCATGGGAATTGACTCTAAACGAGACCATTGGCGCACCATTCAGGTGCTAGCCGCATACGTCCGGCATCCGCACAAGGACGACCTGGAATACCGCGACATAAGCGGCAAACAAGTCATGGCGCCGAGCGTTGCTGCTGCGATGGCAGCACTTGCCACACTTTGCCGCGAGCGGGGCCCGGAGGGGACAGTAGATCTTTCGAACTCCACGATTCCCGAAAGCAAACTCGACGGAGCAAATCTCCGTGGAGCAATCTTTGAGGGGGCGAACATGCAGCGCGCAACCCTGTCAGGCGCTGATTTAGGCAAAGCAAACTTTTCAGGAGCTGAACTACAGGGTGCCACGTTACATAAAATTGATGCCCGCGGCTCAAGTTTTCACGGAGCCGATCTTCAAGGTGCGCAGTTTCAGAAATCAGATCTTCGGCGCGCCCACTTCGGCATTTCCGACCTTCGGAGTGCGAGTTTCCAGAATACTCGCCTCGAAGGCGCCGTTTTCTACCGTCAACGAGTGAAGCAGGGAGCTGCACGGAACACGACACAACGCCAGCTCGCGGCCGCTGCAAGCTGGGATGAGGAGACTATCTGGCCCCCCGGGTCCTCGCCTACCGAACAGACGAAAGCATGGTCGGCGTCAACAGCCGAGCAGAACTAA
- a CDS encoding tyrosine-type recombinase/integrase gives MDDVSETDGASIDVSSQGVRAVDRGASAAERAAAERSRTAFARLRAVAGEGRSTGSGAVMVPADASPRVFAEASLSPNTIRAYLSDLRQFARWRAGFLDHEISEPDELEQIITAPVDPTEVAAFLADKANAALPDGGQRYAPATISRYVAAIDWEHARRGHTPPGSTPIVRDVLKGIRRTRSVPVRRAKPMTLKALQTTLLKIDVADLQTGALGTRDQALLLFGFVGAFRESELTALTVADLRLVDGEGVYARVRKSKTDQDGVGRIKVLQQGANPVTCAPCAYVRLSRLMAAQDARGEAGLFAALTGASLAVHVCTDGLGADRLPASMPFFRAVSKWGLFRTTGISPTTVGKAVARRAHVAGLGEDGWSGHSLRAGFVTEARNAGATDVEIMNQTHHTNAATLQIYDREYAPLVRNAVTRMRL, from the coding sequence GTGGACGACGTGAGCGAGACGGACGGGGCGAGCATCGACGTGAGCTCGCAGGGCGTTCGCGCTGTCGATCGTGGTGCTTCTGCTGCGGAGCGTGCCGCGGCGGAGCGGTCCCGGACGGCGTTTGCGCGGCTCCGCGCCGTAGCGGGGGAGGGACGCTCGACCGGCTCGGGTGCCGTGATGGTGCCGGCGGACGCGTCGCCGCGGGTGTTTGCCGAAGCGTCCCTGTCGCCGAACACGATCCGGGCGTACCTGTCGGACCTGCGGCAGTTCGCTCGGTGGCGTGCCGGGTTCCTGGATCACGAGATCTCCGAACCGGACGAGCTCGAGCAGATCATCACCGCGCCGGTCGACCCGACCGAGGTTGCCGCGTTTCTCGCGGACAAGGCCAACGCCGCCCTGCCCGATGGCGGCCAGCGGTACGCGCCGGCGACAATCAGTCGCTACGTCGCCGCGATCGACTGGGAGCACGCCCGCCGCGGCCACACCCCACCCGGCTCCACGCCGATCGTCCGCGACGTCCTGAAAGGCATCCGCCGCACCCGGTCCGTGCCGGTGCGACGTGCGAAGCCGATGACGTTGAAGGCGCTGCAGACCACGCTGCTGAAGATCGACGTCGCCGACCTGCAGACCGGCGCGCTCGGAACCCGCGACCAGGCGTTGCTGCTGTTCGGGTTCGTCGGCGCGTTCCGCGAGTCCGAACTCACCGCCCTCACCGTCGCCGATCTCCGCCTCGTCGACGGCGAGGGCGTCTATGCCCGCGTGCGGAAGTCGAAGACGGACCAGGATGGCGTCGGCCGGATCAAGGTGCTGCAGCAGGGCGCGAACCCGGTCACCTGCGCCCCCTGCGCGTACGTGCGACTGTCCCGGCTGATGGCTGCGCAGGATGCCCGCGGGGAAGCGGGCCTCTTCGCCGCGCTCACTGGTGCGAGTCTCGCCGTGCACGTCTGCACGGATGGGCTCGGCGCGGATCGGTTGCCAGCGTCGATGCCGTTCTTCCGCGCTGTGTCGAAGTGGGGCCTGTTCCGCACCACCGGCATCAGCCCCACAACGGTCGGGAAGGCCGTCGCCCGCCGCGCGCACGTCGCGGGGCTTGGGGAGGACGGCTGGTCCGGGCACTCTCTCCGTGCTGGGTTTGTCACCGAAGCGCGCAACGCCGGCGCGACGGACGTGGAGATCATGAACCAGACCCACCACACCAACGCCGCCACCTTGCAGATCTACGACCGCGAGTACGCGCCCCTGGTCCGCAACGCCGTCACCCGGATGCGCTTGTGA
- a CDS encoding IS3 family transposase (programmed frameshift), translated as MVKAYPEEFRRDVIAVARKGETSVRQVAKDFGVSESCLARWLRLADRDDGIGVAEPPSLKAVEQAELREAQKRIRLLEQENEILRRAAAYFAQFTTPKMIYPLVLELADDGVPVAVACRVLGFSKQAFYRWRASPVSKRDWDDAHLTNAAIDAHRDDPTFGYRFIADDLAAAGHRTSERRVWRLCSQQRLWSLHSKKRGLTRKAGPPVHDDRVRRTFTAPDLDRLWLTDITEHPTGEGKLYLCAIKDACSRRIVGYSIGDRMRSSLAVAALQMAVHRRNPTGTVVHSDRGSQFRSKKFVRALCDAGLLGSMGRVGACADNAAMESFFALLQKNVLNRKRWTTREELRLAIITWIEATYHRKRRQRGLGKLTPIEYETIINPQVALAA; from the exons ATGGTGAAGGCGTATCCGGAAGAGTTCCGCCGTGACGTGATCGCGGTCGCCCGGAAGGGCGAGACGTCAGTGCGGCAGGTCGCGAAGGACTTCGGCGTCTCCGAGTCCTGCCTGGCCCGCTGGTTGCGCCTCGCGGACCGTGACGACGGCATCGGGGTCGCAGAGCCGCCGTCGCTGAAAGCGGTGGAGCAAGCCGAGCTGCGGGAGGCGCAGAAACGGATCCGGCTGCTCGAGCAGGAGAACGAGATCCTCCGCCGGGCAGCGGCGTACTTCGCGCAGT TCACAACTCCCAAAATGATCTACCCGCTGGTCCTTGAACTCGCCGACGACGGTGTTCCTGTCGCGGTGGCCTGCCGGGTACTGGGCTTCTCGAAGCAGGCGTTCTATCGCTGGCGCGCCAGCCCCGTGTCCAAACGGGACTGGGACGACGCGCACCTGACCAACGCCGCCATCGACGCGCATCGCGACGATCCGACGTTCGGGTACCGGTTCATCGCTGACGACTTGGCCGCGGCTGGCCACCGGACCTCCGAGCGTCGGGTGTGGCGGTTGTGCTCGCAGCAGCGGCTCTGGTCCCTGCACTCGAAGAAGCGCGGCCTGACCCGGAAGGCCGGTCCGCCGGTGCACGACGACCGGGTCCGGCGAACGTTCACAGCACCAGACCTGGACCGGCTGTGGCTGACCGACATCACCGAGCACCCGACCGGGGAGGGCAAGCTCTACCTCTGCGCGATCAAGGACGCCTGCTCCCGCCGGATCGTGGGCTACTCGATCGGTGATCGGATGCGGTCCTCGCTCGCCGTCGCAGCCCTGCAGATGGCGGTGCACCGCCGGAACCCGACCGGGACGGTCGTCCACTCGGATCGCGGCAGCCAGTTCCGGTCGAAGAAGTTCGTCCGCGCCCTCTGCGATGCAGGGCTCCTCGGATCGATGGGCAGAGTCGGCGCCTGCGCGGACAACGCTGCGATGGAATCGTTCTTCGCCCTGCTGCAGAAGAACGTCCTCAACCGGAAACGATGGACGACCCGGGAAGAGCTCCGGCTGGCGATCATCACTTGGATCGAAGCGACCTACCACCGGAAACGACGCCAACGCGGTCTTGGGAAGTTGACCCCAATCGAGTACGAGACGATCATCAACCCACAGGTCGCACTCGCGGCCTAA
- a CDS encoding ATP-dependent endonuclease, which translates to MKLKNVTLTNGTQVSISESITAVVGPNNAGKSTFLREIQQAFAREPYQGPISDHRLIQTYDLIGDETPDAFVQFRRRLDANATHRKAGSYNGGYWDQDHWMLSNGQVVTESQISQYWNSRLGFGPLASYVSIFMDASNRLHLANSASAYDALHESPSTVVQRLYADRALEATLSALTLKAFGVPLTVNRYAGSQIHLHVGAPRSAEREAPQSSEYLEELGRLPLIGEQGDGFKAFIGMALSVIAGSHPIVLIDEPEAFLHPPQARLLGQFLAEQQATGTQVIVSTHSEDVVAGMTSGDGQRVAVVRLTREANIASVAQLEPEDVKNLYDDPLIKYYDMLNGLFVRGVVICESDSDCTYYRAVLDAVDRKKGIDSGLHFTHAGGKSRVHVALEAFRRTEVPAAAILDIDLLQDDQEFWRIVQAAGAQKVDLERDRNIITAYIKDRNQKKSVTAAAAEIRELLAVASGDVTSGLIGKINKSLASHSGWKDFKLQGSPMLHGDALNAFSRLDTTLRSHGVFLVPVGELEGFHPEYSSANKARWLRSVLEVKAFAREGEASDFIRSVSAYASRRQIRN; encoded by the coding sequence ATGAAGCTGAAGAACGTGACTCTCACAAATGGCACACAAGTGTCAATCTCGGAATCGATTACCGCAGTCGTAGGCCCGAATAATGCTGGAAAAAGTACCTTTCTGCGCGAGATTCAGCAGGCGTTCGCTAGGGAACCGTATCAAGGCCCAATATCTGATCATCGCCTCATTCAAACCTATGACCTTATAGGGGATGAAACCCCGGACGCCTTTGTGCAATTTCGGCGAAGGCTTGATGCTAATGCTACGCACCGGAAGGCTGGGTCCTACAATGGCGGGTACTGGGATCAAGACCACTGGATGCTTTCAAATGGGCAGGTGGTGACGGAATCGCAGATTTCCCAATATTGGAACTCTCGTCTTGGCTTTGGGCCATTGGCCTCTTACGTGAGTATTTTCATGGATGCAAGCAATCGCTTGCATCTGGCTAATTCTGCATCTGCTTACGACGCGCTCCATGAGTCGCCGTCGACGGTAGTACAGCGGCTTTATGCCGATCGAGCCCTTGAAGCTACTTTGAGTGCACTGACTCTCAAGGCGTTTGGTGTCCCGCTAACTGTGAACAGGTATGCCGGGAGCCAAATTCACCTTCATGTTGGAGCACCTCGATCGGCCGAGCGCGAAGCCCCGCAGTCTAGCGAGTACCTTGAGGAGCTTGGTCGTCTTCCATTAATAGGCGAGCAAGGGGATGGTTTCAAAGCGTTTATTGGGATGGCGCTTTCGGTTATTGCGGGATCACATCCCATCGTTCTGATTGATGAACCCGAAGCTTTCCTGCATCCCCCGCAAGCCCGATTGCTGGGTCAGTTCTTGGCTGAACAGCAAGCCACCGGCACGCAGGTGATCGTCTCCACGCACAGCGAGGATGTAGTTGCGGGCATGACGAGTGGCGATGGCCAGAGGGTTGCTGTTGTCCGCCTCACGCGCGAAGCGAATATTGCGTCGGTCGCACAACTTGAGCCGGAGGACGTAAAAAATCTTTACGACGATCCTCTCATAAAATACTACGACATGTTGAATGGCCTATTTGTGCGAGGTGTCGTTATTTGCGAGTCCGATTCGGACTGCACCTACTACCGCGCAGTTCTCGATGCCGTCGATCGAAAGAAGGGTATAGATTCAGGCCTGCACTTTACGCACGCAGGCGGTAAGTCCCGGGTTCACGTCGCCCTTGAAGCTTTCCGACGTACAGAGGTTCCGGCCGCCGCGATTCTCGACATCGATCTTCTCCAGGACGACCAGGAATTCTGGCGAATCGTTCAGGCGGCAGGGGCTCAAAAAGTCGATCTTGAACGTGACCGTAATATTATTACGGCATACATCAAAGACAGGAATCAAAAGAAGTCGGTAACTGCCGCGGCGGCAGAAATCAGGGAGCTACTCGCCGTCGCATCGGGTGACGTCACATCGGGTTTGATCGGCAAGATAAACAAGTCGCTTGCTAGTCACTCGGGCTGGAAAGATTTCAAGCTTCAGGGTAGCCCGATGCTACATGGTGATGCGCTCAACGCGTTTTCGAGACTCGACACCACGTTGCGGTCTCATGGGGTTTTTCTAGTTCCAGTCGGGGAACTAGAAGGCTTTCATCCCGAGTATTCGTCTGCGAACAAGGCTCGATGGCTCCGCTCTGTTCTTGAGGTGAAGGCTTTCGCGCGCGAAGGTGAAGCGAGCGACTTCATACGCTCGGTGAGTGCGTACGCCTCTCGTCGGCAGATCAGGAATTGA
- a CDS encoding Lsr2 family protein, whose amino-acid sequence MAQKVTTHLVDDLTGDTIDEGKGRTVSFSFDGSHYEIDLSDDNADALREAFSDYVAAARKVSGGRQARSAGGSTAKRGNSDELAKIRAWANANGHEVSSRGRISQAVRDAYDAAH is encoded by the coding sequence ATGGCGCAGAAAGTCACCACGCACCTGGTCGATGACCTGACCGGCGACACCATCGACGAGGGCAAGGGTCGCACCGTGTCCTTCTCGTTCGATGGCAGCCACTACGAGATCGACCTCTCCGACGACAACGCTGACGCGCTCCGCGAAGCGTTCTCCGACTACGTCGCCGCTGCCCGGAAGGTCAGCGGCGGCCGTCAGGCACGCAGCGCCGGCGGCAGCACGGCGAAGCGCGGCAACTCCGACGAGCTCGCGAAGATCCGCGCATGGGCGAACGCGAACGGGCACGAAGTCTCGAGCCGCGGCCGCATCAGCCAGGCAGTCCGCGACGCATACGACGCCGCGCACTAG